The window TGGAGAAGCACGATCCCGAGCTGCGCCAGGTCCTTAAGGATCACGGTCTGCTGCGACGCGACGCCCGCGCCAAGGAGCGCAAGAAGTACGGTCGTCGCGGCGCCCGCGCCAGCTTCCAGTTCTCCAAGCGCTAAACCCCACCGGTTGTTTCTTTGCTTGCTGAAGGAGCGACCACCCGCCGCATCGCGGCGGGCGACCAACGACACACGCCGCCTGATCGACGCCCCGCGTTGCCCGGCGCAGACGTCACCGGAGTTGCACCAACGGCACCCGGCGACGATCTCCGTCGTGGTGGGAGCGCCGAGTTGACGGCGGCGGAGGCTCAAACGCAACCGCCGGCGCCGTGCCGGCACGAGGAGAGACATGCCCAAGGTAAGTGTTCGCGCCATGCTGGAGGCCGGGCTCCATTTCGGCCACCAGACCCGTCGCTGGAATCCCAAGATGGAGCGTTACATCTACGGCGAGCGTAACGGGATCCACATCATCGACCTGCAGAAGTCGGCCCAGAAGCTGCGCGAAGCCTGCAAGTTCATCACCAAGGCCGCGGCCCGGGGCGACAAGGCCATCTTCGTCGGCACCAAGCGCCAGGCCCAGTCGACCATCCGCAAAGAGGCCGAACGCTGCGGGATGTACTTCGTCACCAAGCGCTGGCTGGGCGGCACCCTGACCAACTACAGCACCATCAAGGGCAACCTCCAGCGCCTCGACGAGCTGGAGCGCCTGATCGAGTCCGAGCGCTTCCAGGCGCTCTCCAAGAAAGAGCGCACCATGATCACCAAGCGCTACGACAAGCTGCTCGGTCTGCACGAGGGCTTCCGTCAGATGCGCACCCTGCCCAAGATCCTCTTCGTCGTCGACCCCAAGCGCGAAAATATCGCCGTGCGCGAAGCCAACCGCCTGGGGCTGACCATCGTGGCCGTCGCCGACACCAACTGCGATCCCGACGAGCTCGACTATCCCATTCCGGGCAACGACGACGCCATCCGCGGTATCCAGTTGATCACCCACACCGTCGCCGAAGCCATCATGGAGGGTCTGGCCACGGGTTCCGAGGGCGATATCCCCTTCAGTGAAACCGAACCCCCCGCCGAAACCGA of the Candidatus Coatesbacteria bacterium genome contains:
- the rpsB gene encoding 30S ribosomal protein S2, with translation MPKVSVRAMLEAGLHFGHQTRRWNPKMERYIYGERNGIHIIDLQKSAQKLREACKFITKAAARGDKAIFVGTKRQAQSTIRKEAERCGMYFVTKRWLGGTLTNYSTIKGNLQRLDELERLIESERFQALSKKERTMITKRYDKLLGLHEGFRQMRTLPKILFVVDPKRENIAVREANRLGLTIVAVADTNCDPDELDYPIPGNDDAIRGIQLITHTVAEAIMEGLATGSEGDIPFSETEPPAETETKAAKE